TGTTTGCGATCGTCAGCCCGAAGCTGATGGGCGAAGCAACGACCAAGCTGTTCGAAGGCATGATGGGAAAAGCGCGGAGAGAGCCGGGCGCGGCGATCGATTTCGCCGGAATCGCGGACATTATCCTCGTCCTGGTCGCGCTGTACGCCTTCAGCGCGTTGTTCGCGTACGTGCAGCAGCACGTGATGGCCGGCGTCGCCCAGCGCATCGTCTACAAGCTGCGCGAGGATGTGAACCGCAAGCTGTCCCGCCTGCCGCTGAAATACTTCGACTCGCGTCCGAACGGAGAAATTCTGAGCCGCGTCGTGAACGACGTCGATACGGTCAGTTCGACGCTTCAGCAAAGCTTGACCCAGTTCATCACCGCGTTTGTCACGCTGATCGGGGTCGTCATCATGATGCTGTCGATCAGTCCGCTGATGACGCTGATCGTCGTCTTGACGGTTCCGCTCAGCCTGATCGCGATCCGCTCCGTGACGATGCGTTCCCAGCAGCATTTCCGCGATCAGCAGAAGGCGCTCGGCGAGCTGAACGGGCACGTCGAGGAGATGTATGCGGGGCACGCCGTCGTGAAGGCGTTCGGACGCGAAAAGCAATCCGTCCGGCGGTTCGACGAAGTGAACGCGAAGCTGTACGACGCCTCCTGGAGAGCCCAGTTTATCTCGGGGATCATCATGCCGATGATGAATTTTATCGGCAATCTCGGCTACGTGGCCGTCTGCGTGGCCGGCGGCATTCTCGTTATGCGCGGCTCCATCCGGATCGGCGATGTGCAGGCGTTTATCTCGTATTCCAAGCAATTTACGATGCCGATTACGCAAACCGCGCAAATCGCGAACATCATCCAATCGACGGTGGCGGCCGCGGAGCGCGTCTTCGAATTGCTCGACGAGCCGGAGGAAATCCCCGATCCCGCCGATGCGGCGGCCGCGCCGGCTTCCGCCGGGACGGCCGGAAACGTCCGGTTCGAGCACATCCGGTTCGGCTATTCGGAAGATGCGCCGCTGATGGACGAGCTGAACGTGGACGTCCGGGCGGGACAGACGGTGGCGATCGTCGGCCCGACCGGGGCCGGGAAGACGACGCTCGTCAACCTGCTGATGCGGTTCTACGAGCTGCAGGGCGGGCGGATCACGATCGACGGCACGGACGTGACGCGGATGAAGCGGAGTGATCTGCGGGGGCTGTTCGGCATGGTGCTCCAGGATACGTGGCTGTTCGGGGGAACCATCCGGGACAATATCGCGTACGGGCGCGCCGGCGCTTCGGAGAAGGAGATCGTGCGGGCGGCCCAGGCGGCCAACGCCGACCATTTCATCCGGACGCTGCCCGACGGGTATGATACGGTGCTGAACGAAGAAGCGACAAATCTGTCCCAAGGGCAGAAGCAACTGCTGACGATCGCCCGCGCGATCCTGGCCGATCCGGCGATTCTGCTGCTGGACGAAGCGACCAGCAGCGTCGACACGCGGACCGAGATCCAGATCCAGAAGGCGATGAAGGAATTGATGAAAGGGCGCACGAGCTTCGTCATCGCGCACAGACTGTCGACAATCCGGGACGCCGACCTCATCTTGGTCATGAACAAGGGCGCCGTCGTCGAGCAGGGGACTCACGAAGAGCTGCTGGCGCGGGGCGGATTTTACGCCGAGCTGTACAAGAGCCAGTTCGCCGGCGGCAAGGCGAAGGAAGCCGTCTGACGGCGTTCCCGGCCGTTTATTCGACAAGCCCGACTGTGCCCATTCCGCAAAACCGACATCCCGGTTGTACATGCGGATACACCCGTGGCTGGCATCGTGGCCGATGGAATGCGGTTTGTTCGTGCCATGAATGCCGTAGATGCCCCAAGGCACATTCAGCCCCAGCCACCGTGTGCCGAAGCCTTTGCCCCAATGCTTGTGCCGGTTCACAATCACAAAATCCCCGATCGGGGTAGGCGTATCCGGCTTGCCCAGCGCAATCGGGAACGTGCGGATCACGCGGCCCCCGGAGTTCACCCGTAGCCGATGCCGCTCGGGATCGATCTCCAGCCGGATGTCGGCGTCCGGTTCGGGAGCGGTCTCCGGCTGTTCCGCCGCGAACGCGGCCGACCCGGATGCGGGCGGGAGGGCAAGCCATAAGGCAAGAACAATCGCCGGCGCCAGGCGCCAGGCCGCTTTCGATCCGGCAAGCGCAGCCGTTCGAAGGGCGTGTCTCATACGGATGAACGAGATCATGGAAGACGGTTCCTCCCTGCGGAATGGATAGGACCCGCCATACGCATGCCGAGGAAAAAACGCGTGAGGGGACAATCCTTGTATAGGATGGCTCTCCGATCGGGCGATTATCAGTACGAGGAGGACGGGGCGGTTCACCTATACAGAGGCGGGCCGTCCCGCATAAACTGTATCAAGGAATCGGCCCGTACGCGGCCGGAAACGATGTCTGGAATGACGAAGGAGGGAGGCACCGATGACCTCGCTGGGACAGGGGGGCCGTCGTTTTCCGTATCCCGTATTCTTCGGCGGCATGCCCCCGGCCGGATACTGGGGAGGTTATGGGGGCATGCCGGGAGGCGGCGGCTATGGAATGGGGGGCATGGGAGCGCCTCCCGGCCTTATGCCGGCGCCGGCCTTTCCGCCGGCCGCCCCCGCGCAGCAAGGCGCGGCGGCGCAGGGAACCGCCGCAGCCGCGGGCGCCGCGGCCGGCGGAGGGGGGCTGTTTCAGGGGATTCAAACCGCCATGAACGGCTTCAACAAAACGATGAGTGCCATCGGGCAGTTTAATACGATGATGAACCATATCAACCAGTTGGGGCCGATGATGAACAATTTGTTCGGGGCTCCTCCGTCGGCGGCGGCCGCGGCCCAGCCGCAGCCGCCCTCGCCGCCTGCCCGGCCGGCCGCGACGCTATCCCGCCGGACGCAAGCGCAGGCGCGCCCCAGGGGGAACGCCGGTCGTCCCGCCGCCTTGCGGGCGGCTTCCGGCCGGGGCGGCGGCGGAGCGCCGAACCGGCCGGCCGCGGGGTCGTCCCGCAACGTCCGGACAACCAGCCGGCAGACTCCGGCCGGCAAGCCGCATCGGCGCTCCTCGGCCGGCAAGCAGCCGTCGGAACGCAGCAGTCCCCGTCTGTTCGTATGACGACAGTTAGCGGGAAGAGAAGCGCCGGAGGGAACAATCGCCGCTCTCGGCCTCATGTCCCTCCGGAGCGCCTCAACGAAGCTCGCGCACCCGCTCGGCCGCGCTTCTCCCGGCACAGTGTCCCGTCGAGAAAGCCGCCGTGATGTTATAGCCTCCGGTATAACCGTGAATATCGAGGATTTCCCCGCAGAAGTACAACCCCGGCATCAGCTTCGATTCCATCGTCCGGGGATCGATCTCTTTCAGATGAACGCCGCCCCCCGTCACGAACGCCTCCTCGATGGAAAGCGATCCATGAACCTTCACGGGAAACGCTTTGAACAGGCGGGCCAACTCCCTCCAGCCTTGCTTCGGCACGTTGTCGAACGTCAGATCTTCTTTCAGCCCGGCCCGGTTCAGCAGCAGCGGAATCCATTTTTCGCTCGCATAACCTTTCAGCACGTTTTTAATCGCCTTGCGCGGCTCGTCTTGAATCATGTCCCACGTCTCCGCGTAAACCGCGTCTTCGGACTTGCCGGGGCGCAGGTCGATCGTCAGCGTCACTTCTTTCTCCCCGGCCATAAGCTGCTTGACGACGAACTGGCTGCAGCGCAATACCGCCGGCCCGGACAAACCGAAATGCGTAAAGATCATATCCCCTTCGTGCTCGACGACCCGTTTGCCTTTGGCGTTCCACACGCTGAGCGCAATGTCGCGCAGGGACAGTCCCTGCAGCTCGCGGCTGCGAATAAACGGTTCGCGGGACACGAGGGGGACCTCCGTCGGATACAGCTCCGTGATCGTATGGCCGGCGGCTTCCGCCCAGGCGTAGCCGTCTCCCGTCGAACCGGTATGCGGCACCGATTTGCCTCCCGTCGCCACGATCACGCAGGAAGCCGTCAGCGTTTCCCCGTTCTTCAGCTGAACGCCCCGAACGCCGCTATCTCCGTACAGCACCCGGTCCACCGCGCAGTCCACCCGGATTTCGACACGCTGCTTGCGCACCTGGTTGACGAGCGCTTCCACGACCGTTTTCGCTTTGTCGGATACGGGGAACATCCGCCCCCGGTCTTCTTCCTTCAACCGGATGCCGAGCCCTTCGAAAAAGTCAATGATCTCCCGGTTGCCGAACCGGGCAAGCGCGCTGTGCAAAAAACGCCCGTTGCCGGGGATGTTTTTGATGATCTCGTCGATCGGCTTGGCGTTAGTGACGTTGCATCGCCCTCCGCCCGAGATGCCGAGCTTGCGTCCGAGGCGGTTGCCCTTGTCCAGCAGCAGCGTCCGCGCCCCGCCTGCGCTGGCGGCGATCGCGGCCATCAGCCCGGACGGGCCTCCTCCGACGATAATGATATCCTGTGCCAATTGATTCGACCTCCGTTTGTCCGCATTATATCATACGCGGCTGCGCGTTGCCGCCCGCCGGGCCGCGTGAAGTTCTTGTCGATTTTCCGCAGGGGATCGGTTAGGATTAGGGAGGGCAGAGCGCAGGGGAAGCTAGAATACGCCGTCGGCCGAATCCGCGGACGCGGAAGGAGAGAGTTTCATGAGATACGTGTGGATTGTGTTGGCGGGAGCGGCCAGCTACGGATTGCTGTCGACGTTCACCAAGCTGGCCTACAGCCAAGGCTACGGCCTGGGCGGTGTCGTGGGCTCGCAGACGCTGCTCGGATTTATCGGGATGACGATAGTGGCCGCCGGTCTGAGGGCCCGGCGCTCGTCTCCGCGGCAAAGGCCGTCCCGACGCCAGGCGATGCGCCTGCTGCTGACCGGATTTGTAACGGGTCTGACCGGAATCGTCTACTACGGAGCTCTGCAATATATCGAAGCGTCGCTTGCGATAATTTTACTGTTTCAATTCACCTGGATCGGCGTGCTGGGAGAAGCGCTGATCCGCCGCCGCAAGCCCGAGAAGGGGCAGCTATGGGCGCTGCTTCCGCTTCTCGCGGGAACCGTCCTGGCGGCCGGCCCGGACGTATGGAGAGGGGAAGCCGCCTGGCAGGGCATCGTCCTGGGGCTGGCCAGCGCATGCACGTACAGCGGGTTTATAGCCGCGAGCGGAACGGTCGCCCCCGGCGTTCATCCCGTCACCCGCAGCGTTTGGATCGCCGCGGGGGCGGCCCTGATCACGATGGCGCTGCTGCCGCCGAAGCATCTGTTCGACGGGCAATTTACGGGCGGATTATGGCAATGGGGCG
The nucleotide sequence above comes from Paenibacillus thermoaerophilus. Encoded proteins:
- a CDS encoding EamA family transporter, which translates into the protein MRYVWIVLAGAASYGLLSTFTKLAYSQGYGLGGVVGSQTLLGFIGMTIVAAGLRARRSSPRQRPSRRQAMRLLLTGFVTGLTGIVYYGALQYIEASLAIILLFQFTWIGVLGEALIRRRKPEKGQLWALLPLLAGTVLAAGPDVWRGEAAWQGIVLGLASACTYSGFIAASGTVAPGVHPVTRSVWIAAGAALITMALLPPKHLFDGQFTGGLWQWGVLLAAFGVLLPVTAFAVGVPHIGPGLASILGAVELPVAVAMSYAVLGEPVSLPQWFGVLLILGGVALPELLRRRAPDAPPSPAPSR
- a CDS encoding NAD(P)/FAD-dependent oxidoreductase, with translation MAQDIIIVGGGPSGLMAAIAASAGGARTLLLDKGNRLGRKLGISGGGRCNVTNAKPIDEIIKNIPGNGRFLHSALARFGNREIIDFFEGLGIRLKEEDRGRMFPVSDKAKTVVEALVNQVRKQRVEIRVDCAVDRVLYGDSGVRGVQLKNGETLTASCVIVATGGKSVPHTGSTGDGYAWAEAAGHTITELYPTEVPLVSREPFIRSRELQGLSLRDIALSVWNAKGKRVVEHEGDMIFTHFGLSGPAVLRCSQFVVKQLMAGEKEVTLTIDLRPGKSEDAVYAETWDMIQDEPRKAIKNVLKGYASEKWIPLLLNRAGLKEDLTFDNVPKQGWRELARLFKAFPVKVHGSLSIEEAFVTGGGVHLKEIDPRTMESKLMPGLYFCGEILDIHGYTGGYNITAAFSTGHCAGRSAAERVRELR
- a CDS encoding ABC transporter ATP-binding protein, which translates into the protein MSEVRQHRQSGRAGQGPGGAAGVFGPPGRGPGMMGMPGQKAKNFKAALRRLIGYMKPHRIALGVVCLTAVLSTVFAIVSPKLMGEATTKLFEGMMGKARREPGAAIDFAGIADIILVLVALYAFSALFAYVQQHVMAGVAQRIVYKLREDVNRKLSRLPLKYFDSRPNGEILSRVVNDVDTVSSTLQQSLTQFITAFVTLIGVVIMMLSISPLMTLIVVLTVPLSLIAIRSVTMRSQQHFRDQQKALGELNGHVEEMYAGHAVVKAFGREKQSVRRFDEVNAKLYDASWRAQFISGIIMPMMNFIGNLGYVAVCVAGGILVMRGSIRIGDVQAFISYSKQFTMPITQTAQIANIIQSTVAAAERVFELLDEPEEIPDPADAAAAPASAGTAGNVRFEHIRFGYSEDAPLMDELNVDVRAGQTVAIVGPTGAGKTTLVNLLMRFYELQGGRITIDGTDVTRMKRSDLRGLFGMVLQDTWLFGGTIRDNIAYGRAGASEKEIVRAAQAANADHFIRTLPDGYDTVLNEEATNLSQGQKQLLTIARAILADPAILLLDEATSSVDTRTEIQIQKAMKELMKGRTSFVIAHRLSTIRDADLILVMNKGAVVEQGTHEELLARGGFYAELYKSQFAGGKAKEAV